From Haloglomus litoreum, the proteins below share one genomic window:
- a CDS encoding DUF7096 domain-containing protein gives MSGPRSLHVAAAVLAVVLALAVVLAPVAGLPSVGTPASPSSSPAASTPSADPGTEREPRSPATVPSADLRDPVRPDRNTTAYLTLAADLETRRTGTATFDVGGAMAADNSATHSTYETTWLRAAFEAAGENRTQRRLVVERGADRIDTRIEALEDREARALEQYNEGVISTRTYLREVATIDRAARSLRESVDLLYTYSSAVGKPVTDRRIAAQKARLLPLVGPVRSRTAAAIRGDKPPTRVYVETSSQGVILATIDRGAFTQEYLREAYVPSARNPGGIDQFERSGDRLGAARQRAAELYPWAFDRGPTSAGSFTGEPFLFNAGVYSVQVGHPHGTSRTHDLLIFLDGATRDVFHEIQYKDLSAVPTVSAATNASQGINVSIDRTRTGGPMLVTVRNTTTGEPVQAQVLVDGDPVGVTDVDGQRWIIAPGPTVQVTAVSGERNVTTTVFSDGAPTG, from the coding sequence ATGAGCGGTCCCCGTTCCCTCCACGTGGCGGCTGCTGTGCTCGCGGTGGTGCTCGCGCTCGCGGTGGTGCTCGCTCCGGTGGCGGGCCTGCCGTCGGTCGGTACGCCGGCCTCCCCATCGAGTTCGCCGGCCGCCTCGACCCCGTCTGCGGACCCCGGAACCGAGCGCGAGCCACGGTCCCCGGCGACGGTACCGTCCGCCGATCTCCGTGATCCGGTCCGACCCGACCGGAACACGACTGCTTACCTCACGCTCGCGGCTGATCTGGAGACCAGGCGGACCGGGACGGCCACGTTCGACGTCGGTGGCGCGATGGCTGCCGACAACAGCGCCACGCACTCGACCTACGAGACGACCTGGCTCCGGGCGGCCTTCGAGGCCGCCGGCGAGAACCGGACCCAGCGGCGCCTCGTCGTCGAGCGCGGTGCCGACCGCATCGACACCCGGATCGAGGCCCTCGAGGACCGCGAGGCCCGGGCCCTGGAGCAGTACAACGAGGGGGTGATCTCGACCCGCACGTACCTGCGCGAGGTGGCCACCATCGACCGGGCGGCCCGGTCGCTCCGGGAGTCGGTCGACCTGCTGTACACGTACAGCTCCGCCGTGGGCAAACCGGTCACGGATCGGCGCATCGCCGCACAGAAGGCCCGTCTGCTCCCGCTCGTGGGTCCGGTTCGTTCCCGGACGGCCGCGGCCATCCGGGGTGACAAACCACCGACCAGGGTCTACGTCGAGACCTCCAGCCAGGGGGTCATCCTCGCGACCATCGACCGTGGGGCCTTCACCCAGGAGTACCTCCGCGAGGCGTACGTTCCGTCGGCCCGCAACCCCGGCGGAATCGACCAGTTCGAGCGGAGCGGCGACAGACTCGGGGCCGCCAGACAGCGGGCGGCCGAGCTCTACCCGTGGGCGTTCGACCGTGGCCCCACCTCGGCGGGGTCGTTCACCGGCGAGCCGTTCCTGTTCAACGCTGGCGTCTACTCCGTCCAGGTCGGCCACCCGCACGGGACCAGCCGGACGCACGACCTCCTGATATTCCTCGATGGCGCGACGCGTGACGTCTTCCACGAGATCCAGTACAAGGATCTCTCGGCGGTTCCGACGGTGTCCGCGGCGACGAACGCGTCCCAGGGCATCAACGTCAGCATCGATCGGACCCGGACCGGCGGCCCGATGCTCGTCACGGTCCGGAACACGACGACCGGTGAGCCGGTCCAGGCCCAGGTGCTGGTGGACGGCGACCCGGTCGGGGTGACCGATGTCGACGGCCAGCGCTGGATCATCGCACCCGGGCCGACAGTCCAGGTCACCGCCGTCAGTGGGGAGCGGAACGTCACGACGACGGTCTTCAGCGACGGCGCCCCCACTGGCTGA
- a CDS encoding type IV pilin: MLARRHRAVSPVLGVVLLVAVTVGLAAVVGGAVLTDAAPTAPPPVAQLDCRVDAGTDRLACTHGGGDRLDVRELRVHVTVGGEPLTHQPPVPFFAARGFHAGPTGPFNSAADPHWSAGETAAVRLAGTNRPGLTPDSRVVVRVVEGEHVVAQAAATAE; encoded by the coding sequence GTGCTCGCGCGCCGTCATCGTGCCGTCTCGCCCGTCCTCGGGGTGGTCTTGCTCGTGGCCGTCACCGTCGGGCTCGCGGCCGTCGTCGGGGGTGCCGTCCTGACCGATGCTGCTCCCACGGCGCCCCCGCCGGTCGCACAGCTCGACTGCCGGGTCGACGCCGGGACCGACCGGCTCGCCTGCACCCACGGCGGCGGCGACCGGCTGGACGTGCGCGAGTTGCGGGTTCACGTGACGGTCGGTGGCGAGCCGCTGACCCACCAGCCGCCGGTGCCGTTCTTCGCGGCCCGAGGTTTCCACGCCGGGCCCACCGGTCCGTTCAACAGCGCTGCCGACCCGCACTGGTCGGCCGGCGAGACCGCTGCGGTCAGGCTCGCCGGGACGAACCGGCCAGGCCTGACCCCCGACTCGAGGGTGGTCGTCCGAGTCGTCGAGGGCGAGCACGTGGTTGCGCAGGCGGCAGCGACGGCCGAGTGA
- a CDS encoding methyltransferase domain-containing protein, translating to MGILENKRRARVFYRYLSQVYDEINPFIWNEEMRNEALELFGLEEGDRVLDVGCGTGFATEGLLEYTEDVYGLDQSEHQLEKAYAKFGKRGQVKFHRGDAERLPFKDDSFDALWSSGSIEYWPNPVDALAEFRRVVRPGGPVLVVGPNYPSSTVFQKLADAIMLFYDEAEADRMFAEAGYEEFRHVTMGPDYNPEIAITTIARVPGGTDETPGDATDAETDPVDASADD from the coding sequence ATGGGAATCCTCGAGAACAAGCGGCGCGCCCGGGTCTTCTACCGGTACCTCTCGCAGGTGTACGACGAGATCAACCCGTTCATCTGGAACGAGGAGATGCGTAACGAGGCCCTCGAACTGTTCGGCCTCGAGGAGGGGGACCGCGTGCTGGACGTGGGGTGTGGGACCGGCTTCGCGACCGAGGGGCTGCTGGAGTACACGGAGGACGTCTACGGGCTCGACCAGTCCGAGCACCAGCTCGAGAAGGCCTACGCGAAGTTCGGCAAGCGCGGACAGGTGAAGTTCCACCGCGGGGACGCCGAGCGGCTGCCGTTCAAGGACGACTCGTTCGACGCGCTCTGGTCGTCGGGCAGCATCGAGTACTGGCCGAACCCGGTCGACGCGCTGGCGGAGTTCCGCCGCGTCGTCAGGCCCGGCGGGCCGGTGCTGGTCGTCGGCCCGAACTACCCGAGCTCGACGGTGTTCCAGAAGCTCGCGGATGCCATCATGCTGTTCTACGACGAGGCCGAGGCCGACCGGATGTTCGCCGAAGCCGGCTACGAGGAGTTCCGCCACGTGACGATGGGGCCCGACTACAACCCCGAGATCGCCATCACCACCATCGCACGCGTGCCGGGCGGGACGGACGAGACCCCCGGAGATGCCACCGACGCCGAGACCGACCCCGTCGACGCGTCGGCTGACGACTGA
- a CDS encoding alpha/beta hydrolase — protein sequence MSEDVLVPGGRDVRGTLDTPDGEATACVVACPPHPQYGGRRTDARLRALSDALVAEGVACLRFDYGDWDEGHGERTDVRQACRWARDRFGEDRVGLFGYSFGGAVALLAAAADGADGRPLRAVVALAPAVGVTGGIRRSVDEALADIAAPVRVVYGSRDTTADWEPVVERARELGVDTVEMSADHHFVGQADKAAGHAAEFLLTHL from the coding sequence ATGAGCGAGGACGTGCTGGTTCCCGGGGGGCGCGACGTGCGCGGAACGCTCGACACACCCGACGGCGAGGCGACGGCCTGCGTCGTCGCCTGCCCACCACACCCACAGTACGGCGGCAGGCGGACGGACGCGCGGCTGCGGGCGCTCTCGGATGCCCTCGTCGCCGAGGGCGTCGCCTGCCTCCGATTCGACTACGGCGACTGGGACGAGGGCCACGGCGAGCGGACCGACGTGCGCCAGGCCTGCCGGTGGGCTCGCGACCGCTTCGGCGAGGACCGCGTGGGACTGTTCGGTTACTCGTTCGGCGGGGCGGTCGCGTTGCTGGCCGCGGCCGCGGACGGTGCGGACGGGCGGCCGCTGCGGGCGGTGGTCGCGCTCGCCCCAGCTGTCGGTGTCACGGGCGGCATCCGGCGCTCCGTCGACGAGGCGCTCGCGGACATCGCGGCGCCCGTGCGGGTCGTCTACGGGAGCCGGGACACGACCGCGGACTGGGAGCCGGTCGTCGAGCGCGCTCGGGAACTGGGGGTCGACACCGTCGAGATGAGCGCCGACCACCACTTCGTCGGGCAGGCCGACAAGGCCGCCGGCCACGCCGCCGAGTTCCTGCTGACGCATCTCTGA
- a CDS encoding non-canonical purine NTP pyrophosphatase yields MTLRYVTTNPGKVREAEEYLDDVTALDYDYTEIQAPTLGPIAAHGAREAYRHAGEPVIVDDAGLFVEALDGFPGPYSSYVENTLGVELTGRVAREAAAGSDGDDAVARAAFRCVIGYCDGDDFAATPEPVDRGERRGQDLAAADRDSATTDAQVAGGAADGSALPVKLFEGVVPGRIVEPRGDGGFGYDPIFEHDGTTFAEMDAAAKNAVSHRGRALAKFADWFAER; encoded by the coding sequence ATGACCCTTCGGTACGTGACGACCAACCCCGGGAAGGTGCGGGAGGCCGAGGAGTACCTCGACGACGTGACGGCGCTGGACTACGACTACACCGAGATCCAGGCGCCCACACTCGGGCCCATCGCGGCCCACGGCGCCCGCGAGGCGTACCGACACGCGGGCGAGCCGGTCATCGTCGACGACGCCGGCCTGTTCGTCGAGGCGCTGGACGGGTTCCCGGGGCCGTACTCCTCGTACGTCGAGAACACGCTGGGCGTGGAGCTGACGGGTCGGGTCGCCCGGGAGGCCGCCGCGGGTTCGGACGGTGACGATGCGGTCGCACGCGCGGCGTTCCGCTGTGTCATCGGCTACTGCGACGGCGACGACTTCGCCGCGACGCCGGAACCCGTCGACCGCGGCGAGCGCCGGGGCCAGGACCTCGCGGCTGCCGACCGCGACAGTGCAACGACGGACGCGCAGGTCGCGGGCGGCGCCGCGGATGGGAGCGCCCTCCCCGTGAAGCTGTTCGAGGGTGTCGTGCCGGGCCGTATCGTCGAGCCACGCGGCGACGGCGGGTTCGGCTACGACCCCATCTTCGAGCACGACGGGACGACCTTCGCGGAGATGGATGCGGCGGCGAAGAACGCCGTCTCGCATCGTGGGCGAGCGCTCGCGAAGTTCGCCGACTGGTTCGCCGAGCGGTAG
- a CDS encoding sensor histidine kinase, with protein sequence MTRDARGGAGPVRQQTGGVVVGALGATLLTVPLTNVYRDLTIRGNPLYATLLESAGTIAFAALLVAAGVWLVRGDHEPSFGWTVARWVVGVTLVVTLTVASTVGIQYYTQGGLEPFALAGDTLIVGAVGGLGVGVYNARVEQKREELRAERDRFSALFENVPNSVVSVRLEDDSPIVDSVNPAFEEVFGFAEGELRGQNLNDYVVPRTADGRAVEPTTERSVDADRERGEWQGSEVTLKTDDGLRDFIRMTAPVSAPTEQDKYGIYIDITERKQRKERLRVLSRILRHNIRNKLTVIMGHADRLEESRAAAAITESAEQLATLSERTVDIEKVVSGDLTLRTMELRSLVDRALEDVDATHDGWTREIDCPGDEYVQGTTALVAAIGELVENAILHSDQTTPHVEIRTRRSPDGTYYELVVADDGPGIPEMEIDEMLDETAASKVNHATGIGLWAVNWIVSDAGGELRFEEREAGGTAVTIRLKPASDSGEGATAAGEAGTTAESGGEQSGTTD encoded by the coding sequence ATGACCCGCGACGCCCGGGGAGGGGCCGGCCCGGTCCGGCAGCAGACGGGCGGCGTGGTCGTCGGCGCGCTGGGTGCGACCCTGCTCACGGTGCCGCTGACCAACGTGTATCGTGACCTCACGATACGGGGCAATCCGCTGTACGCAACACTCCTCGAGAGCGCCGGCACCATCGCCTTCGCGGCGCTGCTCGTGGCCGCGGGCGTCTGGCTCGTCCGCGGCGACCACGAACCGTCGTTCGGCTGGACCGTCGCCAGATGGGTCGTCGGGGTCACACTCGTCGTGACCCTCACGGTCGCCTCGACGGTGGGCATCCAGTACTACACCCAGGGCGGCCTGGAGCCGTTCGCGCTCGCCGGGGACACGCTCATCGTGGGTGCGGTCGGCGGTCTCGGTGTCGGGGTCTACAACGCCCGCGTCGAGCAGAAGCGCGAGGAACTCCGCGCAGAGCGCGACCGGTTCTCGGCACTGTTCGAGAACGTTCCGAACTCCGTCGTCTCCGTCCGCCTCGAGGACGACAGCCCCATCGTGGACTCGGTCAACCCGGCGTTCGAGGAGGTGTTCGGCTTCGCCGAGGGCGAACTCCGGGGGCAGAACCTCAACGACTACGTCGTCCCCCGAACCGCGGACGGGCGGGCCGTGGAGCCGACGACCGAACGGAGCGTCGACGCCGACCGCGAGCGGGGCGAGTGGCAGGGGAGCGAGGTCACGCTGAAGACCGACGATGGGCTCCGGGACTTCATCCGGATGACCGCCCCCGTCAGCGCGCCGACCGAGCAGGACAAGTACGGCATCTACATCGACATCACGGAGCGCAAGCAGCGCAAGGAGCGGCTGCGGGTCCTCTCGCGCATCCTCCGGCACAACATCCGCAACAAGCTCACCGTCATCATGGGCCACGCGGATCGCCTGGAGGAGTCCCGGGCGGCGGCCGCCATCACGGAATCCGCGGAGCAACTCGCGACGCTCAGCGAACGGACCGTCGACATCGAGAAGGTGGTCTCGGGTGACCTGACGCTGCGGACGATGGAACTGCGGTCGCTCGTCGACCGGGCACTGGAGGACGTCGACGCGACCCACGACGGCTGGACCCGGGAGATCGACTGTCCCGGCGACGAGTACGTACAGGGGACGACCGCGCTCGTCGCGGCCATCGGAGAGCTCGTCGAGAACGCCATCCTCCACAGCGACCAGACCACGCCGCACGTCGAGATTCGAACCCGCCGGTCGCCCGACGGCACCTACTACGAACTCGTGGTGGCCGACGACGGCCCGGGAATCCCCGAGATGGAGATCGATGAGATGCTCGACGAGACGGCTGCCTCCAAGGTCAACCACGCGACCGGCATCGGGCTGTGGGCCGTCAACTGGATCGTGAGCGACGCGGGCGGGGAGCTCAGGTTCGAGGAGCGCGAGGCCGGCGGGACGGCGGTCACGATTCGCCTGAAGCCGGCAAGCGACAGCGGCGAGGGTGCGACCGCGGCAGGAGAGGCCGGGACGACCGCCGAGAGCGGCGGTGAGCAGTCCGGGACCACCGACTGA
- a CDS encoding site-2 protease family protein, producing the protein MVSTLWLVGGGILLYTLVAMTLKAQGRLPEAIRVSGPITTIHTQRGKAFLNWLAGPRRFWRAWGNLGVGIALVVMVGSFALVAFAAVSAIQNPTPTALNEPQNVLAIPGVNDFLPLSVAPEILTGLLIGLVVHEGGHGLLCRVEDIDIESMGLALLAFIPIGAFVEPDEASRNRASRGGQTRMFAAGVTNNFAVSVLAFLLLFGPVAGSISVAAGAPIGGSLPGSPARDAGIDRGTVITSVEGQSVEDANAMQAALSDSTADTVSVGLKGGESVPVQREVLVTVAVRDGPIAVNETITAVNGSEVSTVTGFEDAVASRPVADLTVRGANGTRSVTIPVGTYSLVAPDGALAGQTDLSGGETVIVTSIAGNRTVDFDDLSAVLDGRQPGDTVSVTGYVGGFDGERRTFEVELGGSGEDAVLGVRVQRGVSGFVLDDFGVDVYPADTFLTVLGGNGGGGIGGIERAYLTLVLPFASLTLPNVGYNFAGFVGPVTNFYSVSGPLGLLGPGLVFLLANLLFWTAWINLIIGQFNCVPAYPLDGGHILRTSTETVVSRLPVSDGRALTSAVTTTVSIVMIVGLLVMVFGPRLLT; encoded by the coding sequence ATGGTAAGCACGCTGTGGCTGGTGGGTGGAGGCATCCTCCTCTACACCCTCGTCGCGATGACCCTGAAGGCGCAGGGGCGGCTCCCCGAGGCCATCCGCGTCTCGGGACCCATCACGACGATCCACACCCAGCGCGGCAAGGCGTTCCTGAACTGGCTCGCAGGGCCCAGGCGGTTCTGGCGGGCGTGGGGCAACCTCGGCGTCGGCATCGCGCTGGTGGTGATGGTCGGGTCGTTCGCCCTGGTCGCGTTCGCGGCGGTCTCGGCCATCCAGAACCCGACACCGACGGCCCTGAACGAGCCGCAGAACGTCCTCGCCATCCCCGGCGTCAACGACTTCCTCCCCCTCTCCGTGGCGCCCGAGATACTCACGGGACTGCTCATCGGCCTCGTGGTCCACGAGGGCGGGCACGGCCTGCTCTGCCGGGTCGAGGACATCGACATCGAGTCGATGGGGCTGGCGCTGCTGGCGTTCATCCCCATCGGCGCGTTCGTCGAGCCGGACGAGGCCTCGCGCAACCGCGCGAGCCGGGGCGGGCAGACCCGGATGTTCGCGGCCGGCGTGACCAACAACTTCGCCGTCTCCGTCCTCGCGTTCCTCCTGCTGTTCGGCCCCGTCGCCGGCAGCATCAGCGTCGCCGCCGGCGCCCCCATCGGCGGCTCGCTCCCCGGCTCGCCGGCCAGGGACGCCGGCATCGACCGGGGAACCGTCATCACGAGCGTCGAGGGGCAGTCCGTCGAGGACGCCAACGCGATGCAGGCGGCCCTCTCGGACTCGACCGCGGACACCGTCTCGGTCGGCCTGAAGGGTGGGGAGTCGGTCCCGGTCCAGCGCGAGGTGCTCGTCACCGTCGCGGTCAGGGACGGCCCCATCGCGGTCAACGAGACCATCACCGCGGTCAACGGGAGCGAGGTGTCGACCGTGACCGGCTTCGAGGACGCCGTCGCGTCCCGCCCGGTCGCCGACCTGACCGTCCGCGGCGCGAACGGCACCCGCTCGGTAACCATCCCGGTCGGGACCTACAGCCTCGTCGCGCCCGACGGCGCGCTCGCGGGGCAGACCGACCTCTCGGGCGGCGAGACGGTCATCGTCACGTCCATCGCCGGCAACCGGACCGTCGACTTCGACGACCTGAGCGCGGTCCTCGACGGGCGCCAGCCGGGTGACACCGTCTCCGTGACGGGCTACGTCGGGGGCTTCGACGGCGAGCGCCGCACCTTCGAGGTCGAACTCGGCGGTAGCGGTGAGGACGCCGTCCTCGGGGTCAGGGTCCAGCGCGGCGTCTCCGGGTTCGTCCTCGACGACTTCGGGGTCGACGTCTACCCCGCCGACACCTTCCTGACGGTCCTCGGTGGGAACGGGGGCGGCGGCATCGGCGGTATCGAGCGGGCCTACCTCACCCTCGTCCTCCCGTTCGCGTCGCTGACGCTCCCCAACGTCGGGTACAACTTCGCCGGCTTCGTCGGGCCGGTGACGAACTTCTACAGCGTGAGCGGCCCGCTCGGGCTGCTCGGGCCCGGCCTCGTCTTCCTGCTGGCCAACCTGCTGTTCTGGACGGCGTGGATCAACCTCATCATCGGCCAGTTCAACTGCGTCCCCGCCTACCCGCTGGACGGCGGCCACATCCTCCGGACCTCGACCGAGACGGTCGTCTCCCGGCTCCCCGTCTCGGACGGCCGGGCGCTCACCTCGGCCGTCACCACGACAGTCAGCATCGTGATGATCGTCGGCCTGCTGGTGATGGTGTTCGGGCCACGACTGCTGACCTGA